Proteins co-encoded in one Bacillus sp. FSL H8-0547 genomic window:
- a CDS encoding MerR family transcriptional regulator — translation MKVKEVTDLTGISVRTLHHYDEIGLLVPDEVTESGYRIYSSENLETLQQILFFKELGFPLKKIHEIISSPTFDRREALELHRRMLLEKRKRLDQMIETVEKTIQHTKGEIEMSQKEKFEGFDFSHNPYEEEARKLYGDKAVDEANQKAAGMTQDMQDRFNGLYRRLADVRHMDPNSKEAQEAIGEWYTLLNEFGSYSLDAFKGLGQLYIDDERFTKNIDQFGEGLAVFMRDAMAVYADSHKK, via the coding sequence ATGAAAGTAAAAGAAGTGACCGATTTAACTGGAATCAGTGTGCGCACGCTGCATCATTACGATGAGATCGGACTCTTAGTGCCTGACGAGGTAACAGAGTCCGGGTACCGGATCTATTCCAGTGAAAATCTTGAAACGCTGCAGCAGATCTTGTTTTTTAAAGAGCTCGGTTTCCCTTTGAAGAAAATCCATGAGATTATCAGCAGTCCGACATTTGACAGAAGAGAAGCTCTGGAGCTTCACCGCAGAATGCTGCTCGAGAAGCGGAAGCGGCTGGATCAGATGATTGAGACGGTTGAAAAAACGATACAGCATACGAAAGGAGAAATTGAGATGTCACAAAAAGAAAAATTCGAAGGCTTTGACTTCAGCCATAATCCGTATGAGGAGGAGGCACGCAAGCTTTACGGGGATAAAGCGGTTGATGAGGCGAATCAAAAAGCAGCAGGGATGACTCAAGATATGCAGGATAGATTTAACGGTCTCTACAGAAGGCTCGCAGATGTGCGCCACATGGATCCGAATTCAAAGGAGGCACAGGAAGCAATCGGTGAGTGGTATACTCTGTTAAACGAATTTGGCAGCTATTCGCTTGATGCATTCAAGGGCCTTGGCCAGTTGTATATTGACGACGAGCGGTTTACTAAGAACATCGACCAGTTCGGTGAAGGTCTTGCCGTTTTCATGCGGGATGCCATGGCAGTTTACGCAGATTCTCATAAAAAGTAA
- a CDS encoding PDZ domain-containing protein has translation MLENWLLEFLFAMGRFFIHPLVYFFLIYSLVLGYIRVKRERRSFHTRIQDLYEEVRFTYSKGLLTGLVLSAAALAFGFGMPSGAVIVLGAVTLLLALTMQLRFLSPAYTLGLTMFAVLILMNTGILSGRLALEGTSFAVLALLMGFFLIAEGSLAFKTGHVKTSPFLLKSSRGLPIGNHVANRTWLVPLLLLVPGGTLTESLPWWPVVIIGNEPFMLLFIPYIIGFHQRVQGSLPKESIMVTSKRIIWLGIGITAIAAASIWITPLAFAAAILAIAGREFLTVRQRMNDNSAAFYFSKRDQGLMVLGILPNSPAVKLQLEVGEIIMKTNGTPVKTVDEFYQALQINGAFCKMEVIGHNGEIRFVQGAIYKGEHHELGILFVQDDKKWGIEAV, from the coding sequence TTGCTTGAGAACTGGCTGCTTGAATTTCTATTTGCAATGGGAAGGTTTTTTATTCATCCTCTCGTTTATTTTTTCCTTATTTACAGTCTTGTGCTTGGATACATCCGCGTAAAGCGTGAGCGAAGATCCTTTCACACAAGAATTCAAGATCTTTACGAAGAAGTTCGGTTTACATATTCAAAAGGGCTGCTTACAGGTTTGGTCCTTTCAGCGGCAGCGCTGGCGTTTGGCTTTGGTATGCCGTCCGGTGCTGTCATCGTACTTGGAGCAGTAACTTTACTCTTGGCATTAACGATGCAGCTCAGATTTCTTTCTCCTGCCTATACGCTTGGACTTACTATGTTCGCGGTGCTCATTCTAATGAACACTGGGATATTATCAGGAAGGCTTGCGCTTGAGGGGACAAGCTTTGCGGTTCTTGCGCTGCTTATGGGATTTTTCCTCATCGCTGAGGGATCTCTGGCATTTAAGACAGGGCACGTGAAGACATCCCCGTTTCTGTTGAAGAGCAGCAGGGGTCTTCCGATCGGCAATCATGTTGCCAACCGTACATGGCTTGTACCGCTGCTTCTGCTTGTTCCTGGCGGTACACTGACAGAAAGCCTGCCATGGTGGCCTGTTGTCATAATCGGAAATGAGCCGTTCATGCTTTTGTTTATTCCTTATATCATCGGATTTCATCAGCGTGTCCAAGGCTCTCTTCCAAAAGAAAGCATTATGGTCACATCAAAACGCATCATTTGGCTTGGTATAGGTATTACTGCCATCGCTGCAGCGAGTATTTGGATTACTCCGCTTGCGTTTGCAGCTGCGATCCTTGCGATTGCCGGCAGAGAGTTCCTGACTGTCCGCCAGCGCATGAACGACAACTCAGCGGCTTTCTATTTCTCAAAGCGCGACCAGGGACTGATGGTGCTTGGCATTCTGCCCAATTCACCCGCGGTCAAGCTCCAGCTTGAGGTCGGCGAGATTATTATGAAAACGAACGGCACGCCTGTTAAAACAGTCGATGAGTTTTATCAGGCCCTGCAGATCAACGGGGCATTCTGCAAGATGGAAGTCATCGGCCACAACGGAGAAATCCGCTTTGTTCAGGGTGCCATCTATAAAGGCGAACACCACGAACTTGGCATCCTGTTTGTTCAGGACGATAAGAAGTGGGGAATAGAAGCGGTTTAA
- the cyoE gene encoding heme o synthase, which yields MKSSEVIVEDSLSIKSIFSWSNLKAIVKDGIVKSNLLGMFAGLSVALSVYNVNFVDNILVVILALLGTAAVVGGAGAINNYYDRDIDSLMQRTMERPTVTGSIHPKFALWLGIALSISGAVFLYLISPLTAFIGVLGLFLYLVPYTMWTKRKTIYNTEVGSLSGAIAPLIGWAAISPDLFHPAAFGLFVLMFLWQPPHFYAIAIRRFDDYKNAGVPMLPVVKGTPRAKVQTIVYLIALLAASFLFLSFSKVVAFSMFALTLAWMIAGLAGYKKMDDYKWATMMFIFSLNHLTIIFTMLIIVSFL from the coding sequence ATGAAAAGTTCAGAAGTTATCGTAGAAGATTCTCTTTCTATAAAAAGCATCTTTTCCTGGAGCAATCTTAAAGCCATCGTCAAAGACGGCATCGTAAAATCAAACCTTCTCGGCATGTTCGCAGGTCTTTCTGTGGCACTGTCCGTATATAACGTAAATTTTGTAGACAACATTTTAGTGGTGATTCTTGCCCTGCTTGGAACAGCAGCCGTTGTAGGCGGAGCAGGCGCAATCAATAACTACTATGACAGAGACATTGACTCTCTTATGCAGCGCACGATGGAAAGACCGACCGTTACAGGGTCCATTCATCCTAAGTTTGCGCTCTGGCTCGGAATTGCCCTATCCATCAGCGGGGCAGTATTCCTGTATCTTATTTCGCCGCTGACAGCCTTTATCGGTGTACTTGGTCTCTTTCTTTATTTAGTACCCTACACAATGTGGACGAAACGCAAAACGATCTACAACACGGAAGTGGGAAGCTTATCAGGTGCCATTGCTCCGCTGATCGGCTGGGCAGCCATCTCGCCTGACCTGTTTCATCCAGCAGCTTTCGGCCTGTTCGTTCTTATGTTTTTATGGCAGCCTCCGCATTTTTACGCGATTGCCATCAGACGCTTTGATGACTACAAAAACGCAGGCGTTCCAATGCTTCCGGTCGTGAAAGGAACACCGCGCGCCAAAGTTCAAACAATCGTTTATTTAATCGCCCTGCTTGCAGCGTCATTCCTGTTCCTGTCCTTCAGCAAAGTCGTTGCGTTCTCAATGTTCGCCCTGACTCTTGCATGGATGATCGCAGGCCTTGCAGGCTATAAGAAAATGGACGACTACAAATGGGCGACGATGATGTTCATCTTCTCGCTGAATCATCTGACGATTATTTTCACTATGCTTATTATTGTTTCTTTCCTATAA
- a CDS encoding S41 family peptidase produces the protein MKQKMTAILMALSMVLGAGGMYTGIQFYEHDKQQDAAAKELSVPAVTDVLKEERAQETEGLEKVKQAYELISSKYVEEVDEEQLLEGAIQGMLSTLNDPYSVYMDKQTAKQFSDSLDSSFEGIGAEVGMDGGKIIIVSPFKNSPAEKAGLQPNDEIVSIDGESTVGSDLNDTVLKIRGKKGTTVKIEVMRAGSKEKLSFDVTRDEIPIETVFSSIKQQGEKKIGYLEITSFSEETAEDFTEELAKLEDQNIKGLVLDVRGNPGGYLQSVEEILKQFVTKDQPYIQIEERNGEKKRYFSNLREKKDYPVAVLIDKGSASASEILAGALKEAGNYDIIGETSFGKGTVQQAVPMGDGSNIKLTLYKWLTPEGNWIHKKGVAPTVKVAQPKHLTSPPIQLEKPLALDMNDEQIKVAQVLLKGLGYDTGREDGYYGKKMADAVKSFQKKHNLKQSGTIDIATENEINEQISKQRTDGKHDNQLNKALEVMSK, from the coding sequence ATGAAGCAGAAAATGACAGCCATACTGATGGCTCTTTCCATGGTCCTGGGTGCAGGGGGCATGTACACCGGCATCCAGTTTTACGAGCATGACAAGCAGCAGGATGCAGCCGCAAAAGAGCTTTCCGTTCCTGCCGTTACGGATGTTTTAAAGGAAGAGCGCGCACAGGAAACAGAAGGACTTGAGAAGGTAAAACAGGCATATGAGCTGATTTCGAGCAAGTATGTTGAGGAAGTAGATGAGGAACAGCTGCTCGAAGGTGCCATTCAGGGAATGCTTTCTACGCTGAATGACCCTTATTCGGTTTATATGGATAAACAAACGGCCAAGCAATTTTCGGACAGCCTTGATTCTTCTTTTGAAGGAATCGGCGCTGAAGTTGGAATGGATGGCGGGAAAATCATCATTGTTTCCCCGTTTAAGAATTCACCGGCTGAAAAGGCGGGTCTCCAGCCGAATGATGAGATTGTTTCAATTGACGGTGAATCAACAGTCGGCAGTGATTTAAACGATACGGTGTTAAAGATCCGCGGGAAAAAAGGGACTACGGTTAAAATTGAGGTCATGCGAGCAGGCTCAAAGGAAAAACTGAGCTTTGATGTCACGCGTGATGAAATTCCGATTGAGACAGTGTTTAGCTCTATTAAACAGCAGGGCGAGAAGAAAATCGGTTATCTTGAAATCACCTCTTTTTCAGAAGAGACAGCAGAGGACTTTACGGAAGAACTGGCCAAGCTTGAAGATCAGAACATAAAGGGCCTTGTTCTCGACGTGCGCGGCAATCCGGGAGGGTACCTCCAAAGTGTTGAAGAGATATTAAAGCAATTTGTCACGAAGGACCAGCCGTACATTCAAATTGAAGAGCGGAACGGAGAAAAGAAACGTTATTTCTCTAATCTGCGCGAGAAAAAAGATTATCCTGTTGCCGTGCTGATTGATAAAGGAAGTGCTTCTGCATCGGAAATTCTGGCTGGAGCCCTTAAAGAAGCGGGCAACTATGACATTATCGGCGAAACCTCCTTCGGGAAGGGAACCGTCCAGCAGGCAGTACCGATGGGAGACGGCAGCAACATTAAATTGACCCTTTACAAATGGCTTACTCCGGAAGGAAACTGGATTCATAAAAAAGGAGTTGCGCCGACAGTCAAAGTTGCTCAGCCGAAGCATCTGACATCTCCGCCAATTCAGCTTGAAAAGCCGCTTGCCCTTGATATGAATGACGAACAAATCAAGGTAGCACAAGTACTGCTGAAAGGGCTAGGGTATGACACTGGAAGAGAAGACGGCTATTACGGCAAGAAAATGGCCGATGCTGTAAAGTCGTTCCAGAAAAAACACAACCTTAAACAGTCAGGAACCATTGATATCGCAACAGAAAATGAGATCAATGAGCAAATCTCCAAACAGCGTACAGACGGGAAACACGATAACCAGCTCAACAAAGCACTTGAAGTTATGTCGAAATAA
- a CDS encoding zinc-binding dehydrogenase: protein MKALLLQGKGEWKDMQVGESEKPSPGRGEILIKVKAVGLNPVDYKTAAGGNPLWSYPHILGLDAAGIVEETGEGVEHLKIGDRVVYHGNLTKKGGFAEYAVTTAHTVSIIPESVSFEDAAALPTAGYTAYQALYRKLRITEGESILIHGGAGGVGGFAVQMAKRSGLTVYTTASASNHEFVKSLGADYAIDYNKTDVTAEIMNLTGGNGVDAVLDTVSRVNATESLDCLAFNGRIAYIAGAPDFTKVKPFTKAISYHEIALGAVHQSDNLEQQKDLAAMGDDMLLLLAERQLNSLLEQVIPLEEVPHALVQLSERHVKGKIVAKI from the coding sequence AAAGTGAAAAGCCGTCGCCCGGCAGAGGCGAAATTCTCATTAAAGTGAAAGCAGTCGGACTGAATCCGGTTGATTATAAAACAGCAGCAGGCGGCAATCCGCTTTGGAGCTATCCTCATATTCTCGGCCTTGATGCAGCCGGCATCGTGGAGGAAACTGGCGAAGGCGTTGAGCATCTAAAAATCGGAGACCGCGTCGTTTACCACGGCAACCTGACGAAAAAGGGCGGATTTGCAGAATATGCTGTGACAACTGCCCACACAGTATCCATCATTCCGGAATCCGTCTCGTTTGAAGATGCAGCAGCTCTTCCGACTGCAGGCTACACAGCCTATCAGGCTCTTTACAGAAAACTCCGCATCACAGAAGGCGAATCCATTCTGATCCATGGAGGAGCAGGAGGGGTAGGAGGATTTGCCGTCCAGATGGCGAAACGTTCAGGTCTGACTGTCTATACAACGGCATCTGCCTCCAATCATGAGTTCGTGAAATCTCTTGGAGCTGACTATGCGATTGACTACAACAAAACAGACGTTACAGCTGAAATCATGAATCTGACCGGCGGAAACGGGGTCGATGCTGTCCTTGATACAGTAAGCCGAGTGAACGCAACGGAGTCCCTTGACTGCCTCGCCTTCAACGGCCGGATTGCCTACATCGCAGGCGCACCTGATTTTACAAAAGTTAAACCATTTACCAAAGCTATTTCGTATCATGAAATCGCTCTTGGCGCTGTTCACCAGTCCGACAACCTTGAGCAGCAAAAAGATTTGGCGGCAATGGGTGATGACATGTTGCTTCTGCTTGCCGAAAGACAGCTGAACTCCCTGCTTGAGCAGGTTATCCCGCTTGAAGAAGTGCCGCATGCACTTGTTCAGTTATCAGAGCGCCATGTAAAAGGAAAAATTGTTGCTAAAATTTGA
- a CDS encoding ribonuclease E inhibitor RraB codes for MKFPKDEDGKILSMLYREGLNFKKPHNVDFYVAVPDEKNGEAMIKALADNGYKFMMEYDDDVEEWTCFGSIKMHLKHNEITAVQKKLDAIVKPLGGYADGWGVMTE; via the coding sequence ATGAAGTTTCCAAAAGATGAGGACGGCAAGATCCTGAGCATGCTTTACAGGGAAGGGCTGAATTTTAAAAAGCCTCACAATGTTGATTTTTATGTAGCTGTGCCAGATGAGAAGAACGGGGAAGCGATGATCAAGGCGCTTGCTGATAATGGTTATAAGTTCATGATGGAATATGATGATGATGTGGAAGAGTGGACATGCTTCGGTTCCATTAAAATGCATTTGAAGCACAACGAAATTACGGCCGTGCAGAAAAAGCTCGATGCGATTGTAAAGCCGCTTGGGGGATACGCGGACGGCTGGGGTGTTATGACGGAATAG
- a CDS encoding swarming motility protein SwrAA, translating to MERWGDQLKKRASVMREQTYRQLTEEFKMRLQTANSSHAKVSKWVQLFCMYLANYTDVKHLQEVNKSCVEDYFNYLTENYRRLSLNLTDIKRSMQLIEEVLEIKVDDSLLDFSLSNLHLWSKLK from the coding sequence ATGGAAAGATGGGGAGATCAATTGAAAAAAAGGGCAAGTGTGATGAGAGAACAAACGTATAGGCAGTTAACAGAGGAATTTAAGATGAGACTGCAAACGGCGAACTCCTCTCATGCAAAGGTCAGCAAATGGGTACAGCTGTTCTGCATGTACCTTGCTAATTACACCGACGTCAAGCATCTTCAGGAAGTGAACAAGTCTTGCGTCGAAGACTACTTTAACTATTTGACGGAAAACTACAGGCGTCTTTCGTTAAACCTCACGGATATAAAACGTTCAATGCAGCTGATTGAAGAAGTGCTGGAAATAAAAGTGGACGACTCCCTCCTTGATTTTTCCCTTTCGAATCTGCATTTGTGGAGCAAATTAAAGTAA
- the ftsX gene encoding permease-like cell division protein FtsX, protein MIRTLGRHFRETMKSLTRNAWMTFASVSAVTVTLILVGTFLVIMMNLNNFATKVEEDVEIRVLVDVTSTPEQQKELRNRVDNLSGIASVELSPKEKELDNLISSMGEQGKSYQLFEQNNPLNDVIVVKTENPRDTPQIAKEIESFDGAYRVLYGKEEVKRLFDFVEISRNIGIALIIGLVFTAMFLISNTIKITIFARRHEIEIMKLVGATNWFIRWPFFLEGLMLGVMGAIIPVILVLSTYNYLYTWVEPKVAGSFVQFLPFSPFAFQVSAILILIGALIGVWGSLMSVRKFLRV, encoded by the coding sequence ATGATTAGAACCCTTGGGCGTCACTTCAGAGAAACTATGAAAAGCTTAACCCGCAACGCCTGGATGACCTTTGCGTCGGTCAGTGCCGTTACGGTCACTTTAATCCTTGTAGGAACGTTCTTGGTCATTATGATGAACTTAAACAACTTTGCTACAAAGGTTGAAGAGGATGTAGAGATCAGGGTGCTGGTTGATGTGACAAGCACACCTGAACAGCAGAAAGAGCTCAGAAACAGGGTGGATAATCTGAGCGGGATTGCATCCGTAGAACTTTCACCGAAAGAAAAAGAACTGGATAACCTGATCAGCAGCATGGGCGAACAAGGTAAATCGTATCAGCTGTTTGAACAGAACAATCCGCTGAATGACGTCATTGTCGTTAAAACAGAGAATCCGCGAGACACTCCTCAAATCGCAAAGGAAATTGAGAGCTTTGACGGAGCATACAGGGTTCTTTACGGAAAAGAAGAAGTTAAAAGACTTTTTGATTTCGTTGAAATTTCAAGAAACATCGGTATTGCGCTGATTATCGGACTTGTCTTTACGGCGATGTTCCTTATCTCGAATACTATTAAAATCACAATCTTTGCCAGAAGGCATGAGATTGAAATTATGAAACTCGTAGGCGCAACCAACTGGTTTATCCGCTGGCCGTTCTTCTTAGAAGGCCTGATGCTTGGAGTAATGGGAGCCATCATCCCTGTTATCCTTGTACTGTCCACTTACAACTATTTATATACATGGGTCGAACCAAAGGTCGCAGGTTCATTTGTTCAATTCCTGCCGTTCAGTCCGTTTGCCTTCCAGGTGTCAGCTATTCTGATCCTGATCGGTGCACTGATCGGTGTATGGGGAAGCTTAATGTCTGTCCGCAAGTTCTTGAGAGTATAA
- the ftsE gene encoding cell division ATP-binding protein FtsE, producing the protein MIEMTDVYKTYSNGVLAINGINVKIDQGEFVYVVGPSGAGKSTFIKMMYREEKPTDGKILINGVNLAKLREKKVPQLRRSIGVVFQDFKLLPKLTVYENIAFALEVIGEQPRVIKKKVLDVLDLVQLKHKARSFPNELSGGEQQRVSIARSIINNPGVVIADEPTGNLDPDTSWEIMNIFEEINNRGTTVVMATHNREIVNTMKKRVIAIEGGKIVRDEARGEYGIYD; encoded by the coding sequence ATGATCGAAATGACAGACGTTTATAAAACGTATTCTAACGGCGTTCTCGCCATTAATGGAATAAATGTAAAAATAGATCAGGGCGAATTTGTTTATGTTGTTGGTCCGAGCGGTGCAGGCAAATCGACATTTATAAAAATGATGTACCGTGAGGAAAAGCCGACAGACGGCAAAATCCTGATCAACGGAGTCAATCTTGCAAAACTAAGAGAAAAAAAAGTTCCTCAATTAAGAAGAAGCATCGGCGTTGTTTTCCAGGACTTCAAGCTTTTGCCGAAGCTTACAGTCTATGAAAATATTGCATTTGCTCTTGAGGTAATCGGCGAGCAGCCGAGAGTCATCAAAAAGAAAGTGCTTGATGTACTTGATCTTGTTCAGCTTAAGCATAAAGCCAGGTCTTTTCCAAACGAACTTTCAGGCGGAGAACAGCAGCGGGTATCGATTGCAAGATCGATTATCAACAATCCAGGTGTAGTCATTGCTGATGAGCCGACAGGAAACCTTGATCCTGATACATCGTGGGAGATTATGAACATTTTTGAGGAAATCAACAACAGAGGAACTACTGTTGTGATGGCCACTCACAACCGGGAAATTGTTAACACCATGAAAAAACGAGTCATCGCGATCGAAGGCGGAAAGATTGTGCGTGACGAGGCTAGAGGGGAGTATGGGATTTATGATTAG
- the cccB gene encoding cytochrome c551, producing the protein MKSKVLALLFGTSLVLAACGGGDNAGEEPKDSGSKDTANAEEIVQQNCISCHGQNLEGGGAAPSLANVGSKYDKEKIESIINNGQGGMPGGLINETDAAVVAEWLAQKK; encoded by the coding sequence ATGAAATCAAAAGTACTTGCCCTTCTTTTCGGAACATCTTTAGTCCTTGCTGCATGCGGCGGAGGAGATAACGCAGGAGAAGAGCCAAAAGATTCGGGCTCAAAAGATACAGCGAATGCTGAAGAGATTGTTCAGCAGAACTGCATCAGCTGCCACGGTCAAAATCTTGAAGGCGGCGGGGCCGCACCAAGTCTTGCAAATGTCGGCTCAAAATATGACAAAGAAAAAATTGAAAGCATCATTAATAACGGCCAGGGCGGCATGCCTGGAGGTCTTATTAACGAAACAGATGCAGCTGTCGTAGCTGAATGGCTTGCGCAAAAGAAATAA
- a CDS encoding peptidoglycan DD-metalloendopeptidase family protein, giving the protein MRKKLLALGLAALVGTSSVIIPVTQEKAYANAELEKKKSELQTERSGVDSNIKEKQGELSELKSKEEKLNADIEKLDKQTAETNEKIRERQAEIEEAKKKIQELKVQIQEVKARIAERNELLKDRVRSLQETGGVVSYLDVLLGAQDFGDLVTRVSAVTQIVDADKEIIKAHEEDKKLLEQSEAELSSELQNLETALIELESLKQQLKKQAAEKNKLIEQVKAQHKSTEAAIYELEDEAAFLKEQEAAIAKEIERQKQEAERKRREAAEAAAAERARQEAAAQAAAAKASAPKKSSSSGSSSGSSSQAPAPAPAEPAPAPAVTGGKFMWPAQGTFTSGYGHRWGKLHAGIDIANRSANVPVVASAAGTVIRSYYSSSYGNAVFITHNIDGKTYTTVYAHLDARHVSAGQSVSKGQQLGYLGNTGRSTGPHLHFEIHEGAWKNPVNPMKYLQ; this is encoded by the coding sequence GTGAGAAAGAAATTACTGGCACTTGGGCTGGCGGCTTTGGTTGGGACAAGCTCCGTTATTATACCTGTTACCCAAGAAAAAGCTTACGCAAACGCAGAATTAGAAAAGAAGAAATCAGAACTCCAAACTGAGCGTTCTGGAGTAGATTCAAATATAAAAGAAAAACAGGGCGAGCTTTCTGAGCTTAAAAGCAAAGAAGAAAAGCTGAACGCAGACATTGAAAAGCTTGATAAGCAAACAGCGGAGACGAACGAAAAAATCCGTGAACGCCAGGCTGAAATTGAAGAAGCAAAGAAAAAGATCCAGGAACTGAAGGTTCAAATTCAGGAAGTAAAAGCACGCATTGCAGAACGCAATGAGCTTTTGAAAGACCGCGTCCGTTCCCTTCAGGAAACAGGCGGAGTAGTGAGCTATTTGGATGTGCTGCTCGGTGCTCAGGATTTCGGTGATCTTGTTACACGCGTAAGTGCAGTAACACAAATCGTCGATGCTGATAAAGAAATCATTAAAGCACATGAAGAGGATAAAAAACTTCTTGAGCAAAGTGAAGCAGAACTAAGCAGCGAACTCCAGAATCTGGAAACGGCTTTAATTGAGCTTGAATCCTTAAAGCAGCAGCTTAAAAAACAGGCAGCAGAAAAGAATAAATTAATTGAGCAAGTGAAAGCTCAGCATAAATCAACTGAAGCAGCAATTTACGAGCTTGAAGACGAAGCAGCCTTCCTGAAAGAGCAGGAAGCAGCGATCGCTAAAGAAATTGAGCGTCAAAAACAAGAAGCTGAGCGCAAACGCCGTGAAGCAGCAGAAGCGGCGGCAGCAGAAAGAGCAAGACAGGAAGCAGCAGCTCAAGCAGCAGCGGCCAAAGCATCAGCACCTAAGAAGTCATCATCATCAGGCAGCTCTTCCGGAAGTTCGTCGCAAGCTCCAGCTCCAGCACCTGCTGAGCCGGCACCGGCACCAGCTGTCACAGGCGGCAAGTTCATGTGGCCTGCACAAGGTACATTTACATCAGGATACGGCCATAGATGGGGCAAACTGCATGCAGGTATTGACATTGCCAACCGTTCAGCGAACGTTCCTGTAGTTGCATCAGCAGCCGGAACAGTTATCCGTTCATACTACTCAAGCAGCTACGGAAATGCAGTCTTTATCACGCATAACATCGACGGCAAGACGTATACAACTGTATACGCTCACTTAGATGCACGTCACGTAAGTGCAGGACAGTCTGTAAGCAAAGGGCAGCAGCTAGGGTATTTGGGCAACACTGGACGTTCAACAGGTCCGCATCTTCACTTTGAAATTCATGAAGGCGCATGGAAAAACCCAGTTAACCCAATGAAGTACCTTCAATAA
- a CDS encoding YitT family protein, giving the protein MFQRKRTRTYNPMLEKVTSYLFILLGSGIVAIAFNLFLLPNRIASGGVSGISTITDALFGFEPAYVQWAFNIPLFAAGVLLLGKQFGLKTLVGTIFLPSVVFLTKDVAPATTDPLLGAIFGGIGVGLGLGLVFRGKASTGGTDLAAQIIHKFTGLSLGTCVALIDGLIVLTAAVVFDIELGLYALVALYVTSKTIDVVQVGLGRSKMTMIITNQEEEVRKAILSEIDRGVTKLSAFGGYTDSERPILMCVVDQTEFTKLKQLVKSIDTSAFVVVMDASDVLGEGFKRA; this is encoded by the coding sequence ATGTTTCAGCGTAAACGCACTCGTACATATAATCCTATGCTTGAAAAAGTGACGTCGTATTTATTTATTCTGCTTGGTTCTGGAATCGTTGCCATTGCTTTTAATCTCTTCCTGCTGCCGAACCGGATTGCTTCAGGCGGAGTGAGCGGGATCAGTACAATTACAGATGCTTTATTTGGTTTTGAGCCTGCGTATGTGCAGTGGGCTTTTAATATTCCCCTGTTTGCGGCAGGTGTGCTGCTGCTTGGGAAACAGTTCGGCTTAAAAACGCTGGTTGGAACGATCTTTTTGCCATCTGTTGTTTTTTTGACAAAGGATGTTGCGCCCGCGACGACAGATCCGCTGCTCGGTGCAATCTTCGGTGGAATTGGAGTAGGTCTCGGTCTTGGCCTTGTTTTTAGAGGGAAAGCTTCTACAGGGGGAACGGATCTGGCTGCTCAGATTATCCACAAGTTTACGGGACTTTCTCTTGGGACGTGTGTTGCTTTAATTGACGGGCTGATTGTTCTGACCGCTGCGGTGGTCTTCGATATTGAACTTGGGCTTTACGCTCTTGTTGCTCTTTATGTCACAAGTAAAACGATTGATGTCGTTCAGGTGGGACTGGGGCGTTCGAAGATGACGATGATCATTACAAATCAGGAGGAAGAGGTCAGAAAGGCGATTCTGAGCGAAATCGACAGGGGAGTGACAAAGCTGTCGGCATTCGGAGGCTACACAGACAGCGAGCGGCCGATCCTGATGTGCGTGGTGGATCAGACAGAATTCACGAAATTGAAACAACTCGTAAAAAGCATTGATACGTCTGCGTTTGTGGTCGTTATGGATGCTTCTGATGTGCTCGGGGAAGGTTTCAAGCGGGCCTAG